Proteins from one Desertifilum tharense IPPAS B-1220 genomic window:
- a CDS encoding response regulator → MSFWKKSLLAQLASYFSLLAVITVSLVAVAAYVRARDALERSVLDRLEVATSLKEYQLDEWVQNQRQDVLLISQLPEIREPIATLLSQQSNAEGQQRLSACIENAGSPQVALACLGNSPVDAIARSCLEQFTWGTPELVRCLNAYSWESQQAYNRLQASVSNIIAVKPTLKSILVTTNGGFVLFSSANPAIEGKFRPLGDPTTFFNREGAEAVVPNFYTSPQTGKAEIAFATPILDENGVRMGAIAINLDLRSIDELIRQRSGLGKSGETYLVGRSAGRTIFISREDNRDGDFSQGVTSPGIQAAIARENASGRSKNYAGEPVIGVYRWLTRHNLALVAEMSQQEAFAPANQLARDIWQMGLSSAALLLVAVYLLSRRISQPVLAIAQTAMQVANGDLNAKAPIQSEDEIGFLARTFNQMTAQLQQSNEQLAESNRTLEQRVEAATAQLQDTLANLSSIIDNIADGLLVADRRGQITRTNPALFELFDFGETDLTGQNCSEFFNREAIDLIAKTQEQPKSVFTAEIELPNQRMGKAVATGIVRPHSRDPEREICIGSVIVFRDITVDKEVDRMKTDFISTVSHELRTPLTSVLGFAKIIKKKLEEVVFPAVQGEDKKTQRAIHQVGANIDIIISEGDRLTALINDVLDIAKMEAGKLEWNMQPLSIEEAIDRAIAATAGLFAHAHLQRIREIEDNLPEVVGDRDRLIQVMINLISNAVKFTTVGSVTCRAQLRDRHLVVSVIDTGTGIAFEDRAKVFEKFKQVGDTLTDKPKGTGLGLPICREIVEHHGGEIWVESELGKGSCFSFTLPLPTPIHDADQFDIEALLLQLQAHAATQQTAVGSQHKSILVVDDDPSIRELLRQELDAHDYDVRQARDGREAIAHVKQYRPDLVILDVRMPEMSGFDVAAVLKNDPHLMAIPIIMLSIDDDQERGSRVGVDCYLTKPIDSEKLLREIQSLLSQGTSKKRVLVVDENISTAKTLAQVLQAKGYIVTEAYNGEECIQKARTIRPDLIIASSELSMQQDWVKTLRFEKGLENVFFILRADPKNHEVSES, encoded by the coding sequence ATGAGTTTTTGGAAAAAAAGTCTACTGGCTCAATTAGCGAGTTATTTCTCGCTACTCGCGGTGATTACAGTCAGTTTAGTAGCGGTGGCTGCCTACGTGCGGGCAAGAGATGCTTTAGAAAGATCGGTTCTCGATCGGTTGGAAGTCGCCACCTCCCTCAAAGAGTATCAACTGGATGAATGGGTACAAAATCAGCGCCAGGATGTTCTGTTAATCAGCCAGTTACCGGAAATTCGCGAACCCATCGCCACGCTGTTAAGCCAGCAAAGCAATGCTGAAGGCCAACAGCGTCTCAGCGCCTGCATAGAGAATGCCGGATCGCCTCAAGTTGCCCTAGCCTGTCTCGGTAATAGCCCTGTCGATGCGATCGCGCGATCGTGTTTAGAACAGTTCACCTGGGGGACGCCAGAACTAGTGCGCTGCCTGAATGCCTATTCTTGGGAATCTCAACAAGCTTACAATCGCCTGCAAGCATCCGTCAGCAATATTATTGCCGTTAAACCCACCCTGAAAAGCATTTTAGTGACCACTAACGGCGGGTTTGTGTTGTTCTCTTCTGCTAATCCAGCCATTGAGGGCAAATTTCGACCCCTCGGCGATCCTACAACCTTCTTCAACCGGGAAGGGGCCGAGGCGGTGGTACCCAATTTTTACACCTCGCCGCAAACGGGAAAAGCTGAGATTGCTTTTGCGACGCCTATTTTAGATGAGAATGGCGTGCGAATGGGCGCGATCGCCATTAACCTCGATCTTCGCAGCATCGACGAGTTGATCCGCCAGCGCAGTGGCTTAGGCAAAAGCGGAGAAACCTACTTAGTCGGGCGATCCGCAGGCAGAACGATCTTTATTTCTCGCGAAGACAATCGCGATGGCGATTTTTCCCAAGGCGTCACCAGCCCCGGCATTCAAGCGGCGATCGCCAGAGAAAATGCTTCAGGGCGGTCTAAAAATTATGCAGGCGAACCCGTCATCGGCGTCTATCGTTGGCTGACGCGCCACAACCTGGCTTTGGTGGCAGAAATGAGCCAACAAGAAGCCTTTGCCCCCGCCAACCAACTCGCACGCGATATTTGGCAAATGGGGTTGAGTTCGGCGGCGTTGCTGTTAGTCGCCGTCTACTTGCTGTCTCGACGAATTAGCCAACCCGTACTGGCGATCGCCCAAACAGCGATGCAAGTCGCCAACGGCGATCTCAATGCCAAAGCCCCAATTCAAAGCGAAGATGAAATTGGCTTTTTGGCGCGTACCTTTAACCAAATGACCGCGCAACTGCAACAAAGTAACGAACAACTTGCAGAATCGAATCGGACGTTAGAACAACGGGTGGAAGCCGCCACGGCCCAGTTACAGGATACTTTAGCGAACTTAAGCTCGATTATTGATAACATTGCCGATGGGTTATTAGTTGCCGATCGTCGCGGGCAAATTACGCGCACCAACCCGGCTTTATTTGAACTGTTCGATTTTGGGGAAACGGATTTAACCGGACAAAATTGCAGCGAGTTCTTTAACCGCGAGGCGATCGATCTGATTGCCAAAACCCAGGAACAGCCGAAGTCTGTTTTTACCGCAGAGATTGAACTCCCCAATCAGCGTATGGGAAAAGCAGTGGCAACGGGAATTGTCCGCCCCCACTCTCGCGATCCAGAACGCGAAATTTGTATTGGATCGGTGATTGTGTTTCGCGACATTACGGTTGATAAGGAAGTGGATCGGATGAAAACCGATTTTATTTCCACGGTTTCTCACGAGTTGCGAACGCCCCTGACTTCGGTTTTGGGCTTTGCCAAAATTATTAAGAAGAAGCTAGAAGAGGTGGTCTTTCCGGCGGTGCAAGGGGAGGATAAGAAGACTCAACGCGCCATTCATCAAGTCGGGGCGAATATTGACATTATTATTTCTGAGGGCGATCGCTTAACGGCGTTGATTAATGATGTCCTCGATATCGCCAAGATGGAAGCCGGGAAACTGGAGTGGAATATGCAACCCCTGTCGATCGAGGAGGCGATCGATCGGGCGATCGCAGCGACGGCGGGATTGTTTGCCCATGCACATCTGCAACGGATACGCGAGATTGAGGACAATTTGCCGGAAGTGGTGGGCGATCGCGACCGCTTAATTCAGGTGATGATTAATTTAATCTCCAATGCCGTGAAGTTTACCACCGTCGGTTCTGTCACCTGTCGGGCGCAATTGCGCGATCGCCATCTGGTAGTTAGCGTCATCGATACCGGAACCGGCATTGCCTTTGAAGATCGTGCTAAAGTCTTTGAAAAGTTTAAGCAAGTGGGCGATACCCTCACCGACAAACCCAAGGGAACTGGGTTAGGGTTGCCCATCTGTCGCGAAATTGTGGAACATCACGGCGGCGAGATTTGGGTAGAAAGCGAATTGGGCAAAGGCAGTTGTTTTTCCTTTACCCTACCCTTACCCACCCCCATCCACGATGCCGATCAATTTGATATTGAGGCGCTTTTGCTGCAATTGCAAGCCCACGCCGCCACTCAGCAAACGGCTGTCGGTTCTCAACACAAAAGTATTTTAGTGGTGGATGACGATCCCAGCATTCGCGAACTGTTGCGCCAAGAGTTGGATGCTCATGATTATGACGTTCGCCAAGCCAGAGATGGCCGAGAAGCGATCGCCCATGTTAAGCAGTATCGTCCGGATTTGGTAATTCTGGATGTGAGAATGCCAGAAATGAGCGGTTTTGATGTGGCGGCGGTTCTGAAAAACGATCCGCACCTGATGGCGATCCCCATTATCATGCTCTCGATTGATGACGATCAAGAGCGCGGTTCGCGAGTCGGGGTTGACTGCTATCTGACAAAACCAATCGATTCTGAAAAACTCCTGCGCGAGATTCAATCCTTGCTCAGTCAAGGAACCTCGAAAAAACGGGTACTCGTGGTTGATGAAAATATCTCAACCGCTAAGACGTTAGCTCAGGTGCTGCAAGCGAAAGGTTATATTGTCACCGAAGCCTACAACGGGGAAGAGTGCATTCAAAAAGCCCGAACGATACGACCCGATTTAATTATTGCCAGTTCTGAGTTGTCCATGCAACAAGATTGGGTGAAAACCCTCCGCTTTGAGAAAGGTCTTGAGAACGTCTTTTTTATCCTGCGAGCAGATCCCAAAAACCATGAAGTCTCTGAGTCTTAA
- a CDS encoding tRNA-(ms[2]io[6]A)-hydroxylase: MSAAAPTIKFLQQPTSQAWVEQALANLDTILLDHSHCERKAAGVALNLMFRYPSSAELVKALTAIAKEELEHFEQVNHILEQRGIPLKALPAPPYGAGLRSQIRPQEPHRMLDSLLVSGLIEARSHERLGLLAAHLDDAQLAKFYRGLMASEARHYGAYWILATTYYPKDEVNARLAELAPIESELLSSLHPEPRIHS; the protein is encoded by the coding sequence ATGAGTGCTGCTGCGCCAACGATTAAATTTCTTCAGCAACCGACAAGCCAAGCTTGGGTAGAACAAGCCTTAGCAAATCTCGATACGATTTTGCTGGATCATTCCCATTGCGAACGCAAAGCAGCCGGGGTAGCGCTGAACTTGATGTTTCGCTATCCGTCTAGTGCAGAATTAGTCAAAGCACTAACGGCGATCGCTAAAGAAGAACTCGAACATTTTGAGCAGGTTAATCACATTCTAGAACAACGGGGAATCCCCCTCAAAGCCTTACCCGCACCCCCCTACGGAGCCGGGTTAAGATCGCAAATTCGCCCCCAGGAACCCCATAGAATGCTCGATTCGTTGCTGGTATCGGGGTTAATCGAAGCGCGATCGCACGAACGCTTAGGTTTGCTCGCCGCTCATCTTGACGATGCTCAACTGGCCAAATTCTATCGCGGTTTAATGGCGTCTGAGGCGCGTCACTATGGCGCTTATTGGATACTGGCAACCACGTATTATCCTAAAGATGAGGTTAACGCTCGATTAGCAGAGTTAGCGCCCATTGAAAGCGAACTCCTCTCTAGCCTCCATCCTGAACCGAGAATTCATAGTTAG
- a CDS encoding adenylate/guanylate cyclase domain-containing protein, translating to MKSLSLKRLVQKKEVHVLLQDTILSLGVSITIQDEDRQWIWGTPLELSQPEYPIQVAGRVLGWAGGDEKAAAIASLLSYLAKQELEKKTLANETLERYKEINLLYEISGKISTCLDVQAIANLVLDEARRLIAATSGSLMLFNEESQSLQIIAAFGIDSPSKMLMKLGEGIAGNVLLSENAEVVNGVQYDSRFLPGPHPVHSLICAPMKTKSRVLGTINISHADPIQYSAADLKLVTALASQAASAIENALLHEYKLKEERIKSKLERYLAPQIVKAIIESQSEIALETGKRNIAVLFSDIRNFTTKCEELVPEEIVAYLNEYFSQMVDVIFTHEGTVNKFVGDMIVSMFGAPNKLVDSERKAIETAIAMQQRLRNFPGDWIRENFITGIGISSGEVIVGNIGSPQHMDYTAIGDQVNVASRLQSIAQGGQILVSRSIYDLTQELFDFKEVGFVKVKGKKTKVEIFEVIY from the coding sequence ATGAAGTCTCTGAGTCTTAAACGGCTAGTTCAGAAAAAGGAAGTGCATGTTTTACTTCAGGACACGATCCTCTCGTTAGGGGTTTCGATTACGATTCAAGATGAGGATCGGCAATGGATCTGGGGCACGCCGCTAGAACTTTCTCAGCCTGAGTATCCTATTCAGGTAGCAGGCAGGGTTTTGGGATGGGCTGGCGGCGATGAAAAAGCGGCTGCGATCGCCTCTTTACTTAGCTATCTCGCCAAACAGGAATTAGAGAAAAAAACGTTGGCGAATGAAACCTTAGAACGATACAAAGAAATTAACTTATTATACGAAATCTCTGGCAAAATTAGCACCTGCTTGGACGTTCAAGCCATTGCTAATTTGGTTTTAGATGAAGCCAGACGCCTAATTGCTGCTACTAGTGGCTCTTTAATGCTATTTAATGAAGAAAGCCAGTCTTTACAAATTATTGCCGCATTCGGGATTGATTCTCCCTCTAAAATGCTGATGAAGCTAGGCGAGGGCATTGCTGGAAATGTTTTATTAAGCGAAAATGCTGAAGTTGTGAACGGAGTACAGTACGATTCCCGCTTTCTTCCAGGACCTCATCCGGTTCATTCCTTAATTTGCGCGCCGATGAAAACTAAGTCGCGAGTTTTAGGCACGATTAATATTAGCCATGCCGATCCAATTCAGTATAGTGCTGCCGATTTAAAGCTCGTTACTGCCCTTGCCTCTCAAGCTGCTTCTGCAATTGAAAACGCGCTTTTACATGAATACAAACTGAAGGAAGAAAGAATTAAAAGTAAGTTAGAACGTTACTTAGCGCCGCAAATTGTCAAGGCAATTATTGAATCTCAAAGTGAAATTGCCCTAGAAACGGGCAAGCGCAATATTGCTGTTTTATTTTCGGATATTCGGAACTTTACGACGAAGTGCGAAGAATTAGTCCCTGAAGAAATTGTTGCTTACTTAAACGAATATTTCTCCCAAATGGTAGATGTGATTTTCACCCATGAAGGAACGGTGAATAAATTTGTGGGCGATATGATTGTTTCGATGTTTGGCGCACCCAATAAACTCGTTGATAGCGAACGAAAAGCCATTGAAACTGCGATCGCCATGCAACAACGCCTCAGAAACTTTCCAGGAGATTGGATTCGCGAAAACTTTATTACTGGAATTGGGATTAGTTCCGGAGAGGTGATTGTCGGTAACATCGGCTCTCCCCAACACATGGATTATACTGCAATCGGCGATCAAGTCAATGTAGCCTCTCGCTTGCAGTCCATTGCTCAAGGGGGACAAATTCTCGTCAGCCGCAGCATTTACGATCTCACCCAAGAGCTATTTGATTTTAAAGAAGTTGGATTTGTTAAAGTTAAGGGCAAAAAAACAAAAGTAGAGATTTTTGAAGTAATCTACTAA
- a CDS encoding SDR family oxidoreductase, producing MFLVTGATGSLGRRIVRVLRDRDRPTKAFVRLNSRYGELEQRGAQLVIGDLRRDRDIAKACEGVRYIISTHGSERDPAQIQYRANIELIDRAVAEGVEHFVYLSVLGCDRGYEDSLVFKAKREVERYLQASGLNYTILRPSGFASNLLPLAENFRQTGVYLLIGDPQNRTSIVSTDDLARIAVDSVEIEAARNQVFAVGGPDILQREDIPRIFGRLFNREPLILNPPLLAFDGVRNALGVVNPQLQKSLGTLRVLLANEYFCTPAEVERLESVYSMKMESLEGFLRRYLAV from the coding sequence ATGTTTCTAGTGACTGGAGCAACTGGCAGTTTAGGACGGCGGATCGTGCGAGTGTTGCGCGATCGCGATCGTCCCACCAAAGCATTTGTCCGTTTAAATTCTCGCTATGGGGAATTGGAACAGCGCGGCGCGCAGTTAGTCATTGGCGATTTAAGGCGCGATCGCGATATTGCCAAAGCCTGTGAGGGCGTACGCTATATTATCAGCACGCATGGAAGCGAACGAGATCCGGCCCAAATTCAATATCGCGCCAATATTGAGTTAATCGATCGCGCTGTAGCTGAAGGGGTGGAGCATTTTGTTTATCTTTCAGTATTAGGGTGCGATCGCGGTTATGAAGACTCTCTGGTTTTCAAAGCCAAGCGCGAAGTCGAACGCTATTTGCAAGCAAGCGGACTCAACTACACGATCTTGCGTCCTTCCGGTTTTGCGTCCAATTTACTCCCCCTCGCCGAAAACTTCCGACAAACGGGGGTTTATTTACTCATTGGCGATCCCCAAAATCGCACATCAATTGTCAGTACCGATGATTTAGCCCGAATTGCGGTAGACTCCGTAGAGATTGAAGCCGCTCGCAATCAAGTGTTTGCGGTTGGCGGTCCCGATATTCTGCAACGAGAAGACATTCCCCGGATTTTTGGTCGCCTGTTTAACCGCGAACCTCTCATTCTCAATCCCCCCTTACTCGCATTTGATGGGGTGCGGAATGCACTTGGGGTGGTTAACCCCCAGTTGCAAAAGAGTTTAGGCACGTTGCGGGTACTGCTGGCGAATGAATACTTCTGTACGCCTGCCGAAGTGGAACGCCTAGAATCCGTCTATTCTATGAAGATGGAATCGCTAGAAGGCTTCTTGCGCCGTTATCTGGCTGTTTAA
- a CDS encoding response regulator transcription factor, producing the protein MDKKILIVDDEPHIRLLLEQTLEELEDEGVELLIAENGQEALEIIQSEKPDLVFLDVMMPLMNGFEVCRAVKNDVKIADVYIIMLTAKGQEFDKQKGQEVGADLYMTKPFDPDEVVEKSMEVLGLV; encoded by the coding sequence ATGGACAAAAAAATCTTAATTGTAGATGACGAACCGCACATCCGCCTTTTACTAGAGCAAACCCTAGAAGAACTTGAAGATGAAGGTGTTGAGCTGTTAATTGCCGAAAACGGACAAGAAGCACTAGAAATCATTCAATCGGAAAAACCAGATTTAGTGTTTCTCGATGTCATGATGCCTCTGATGAATGGGTTTGAAGTGTGTCGGGCTGTTAAGAATGATGTAAAAATAGCTGATGTTTACATTATTATGCTTACAGCAAAAGGACAAGAGTTCGATAAGCAAAAAGGTCAAGAGGTGGGTGCAGATTTGTATATGACTAAACCGTTTGACCCAGACGAAGTTGTTGAAAAGTCAATGGAAGTCCTAGGCTTAGTTTAG
- a CDS encoding DJ-1/PfpI/YhbO family deglycase/protease: MVSNHQTQKKRVAILIENGVEDAEFQIPHKALQLADAEIVILGSRTNETYKGKQGKVSIKADATTTETLPDAFDAVIIPGGMAPDTMRTNPNTVRFVKEAFNQGKLIAAVCHGPQVLIEADLLKDKNATGFIAIRKDMINAGANYIDEPLVVDGNLITSRQPGDLAIFTTAILSRLGLGGKEAALPMENDASAEWWKLADAWGGSTKGEIVTALNTALGGEKYSHEAFEQYAQKISNPQARSLFNEIVAAKAKHIQLIETRLSALNEKPSIPTAAAEPFAKLTSWLQSTKDIDVLRRSLGDLQTGIVDIFNLRKQFTDPVTTALFTQIQTNLESFEQHLAQLVRSSVNMDRTANPVGKTTPNPTTGAVAG, encoded by the coding sequence ATGGTATCGAATCATCAGACCCAGAAGAAGCGCGTCGCCATTTTAATTGAAAATGGAGTTGAAGACGCGGAATTTCAAATCCCCCATAAAGCCTTACAGTTAGCCGATGCTGAGATCGTCATCCTCGGCTCTCGCACCAACGAGACTTATAAAGGGAAACAGGGGAAAGTCTCAATTAAAGCCGACGCCACCACAACAGAAACCCTTCCCGATGCGTTTGACGCCGTAATTATTCCGGGGGGAATGGCTCCCGATACGATGCGAACCAATCCCAACACCGTTCGCTTTGTGAAAGAGGCTTTTAACCAAGGTAAACTGATTGCAGCCGTCTGTCATGGCCCGCAAGTTTTGATTGAAGCGGACTTGCTCAAGGATAAGAATGCAACCGGGTTTATCGCCATCCGCAAGGATATGATCAATGCAGGCGCTAACTATATTGATGAGCCGCTTGTGGTGGATGGGAATTTAATTACCTCGCGTCAACCCGGCGATTTGGCAATTTTCACCACTGCCATTTTAAGCCGTTTGGGATTGGGTGGAAAAGAAGCGGCCCTGCCGATGGAAAATGATGCTTCTGCGGAATGGTGGAAGCTTGCGGATGCTTGGGGTGGCTCGACAAAAGGGGAAATTGTCACCGCGCTGAATACGGCGCTAGGCGGTGAAAAATACTCCCACGAAGCCTTTGAACAGTATGCCCAAAAAATTAGCAATCCCCAAGCGCGATCGCTGTTTAATGAAATCGTAGCGGCGAAAGCCAAGCACATTCAACTGATTGAAACGCGTCTATCCGCTCTCAACGAGAAACCTTCCATTCCTACGGCGGCAGCAGAACCGTTTGCAAAACTCACCAGTTGGCTACAATCGACTAAAGATATTGATGTCTTGCGGCGATCGCTAGGCGATTTGCAAACCGGAATTGTGGATATCTTTAACCTCCGCAAGCAGTTTACCGATCCGGTGACGACGGCGCTGTTTACCCAGATTCAAACGAATTTAGAATCGTTTGAGCAGCATTTAGCGCAGTTAGTCCGTTCTTCTGTAAATATGGATCGGACTGCAAATCCGGTGGGTAAAACTACACCGAACCCAACGACAGGCGCAGTTGCAGGCTAA
- a CDS encoding ABC transporter ATP-binding protein: MSEPVIVQLESITKQFNRAAAPAIAQVSLSLQQGEILSLLGPSGCGKTTLLRLVAGFEKPQQGSIEIAGQPVAGNGIWVPPEKRDVGIVFQDYALFPHLSVGDNIAFGLQQSKSISKDSIQKRIQEALALVRLEGLQKRYPHELSGGQQQRVALARALAPQPALILLDEPLSNLDVQVRLQLREEIRRILKDSGTSAIFVTHDQEEALCISDRVGVMQQGKLEQLGSPEAIYTEPATRFVAEFVSQANFIRAHRRGQFWETELGQFPITSPLEGEQADLMIREEAIILQADETGVATIRDRTFLGREHRYRIQTASGEYLNVRTPTSAPLAVGTRVLLSVRDRKVRVFPTNASVSAVNTPVLH, translated from the coding sequence ATGAGCGAACCTGTCATCGTCCAGTTAGAGAGCATCACCAAGCAGTTTAATCGGGCTGCCGCACCCGCGATCGCGCAGGTCAGTTTAAGCTTGCAGCAAGGCGAGATTTTAAGCTTGCTGGGCCCTTCTGGATGTGGCAAAACCACGCTTTTACGCTTAGTTGCCGGATTTGAAAAACCTCAGCAAGGCAGCATTGAAATTGCAGGACAACCCGTTGCGGGAAACGGTATTTGGGTTCCCCCAGAAAAGCGCGATGTCGGCATTGTGTTTCAAGATTATGCCCTATTTCCGCACCTTAGCGTCGGCGATAATATTGCCTTTGGTTTGCAACAAAGCAAATCCATCTCCAAAGACTCCATCCAAAAACGGATTCAAGAAGCCTTAGCCCTAGTCCGCCTCGAAGGCTTGCAAAAACGCTACCCCCACGAACTCTCCGGCGGACAGCAACAGCGAGTCGCCCTGGCTAGAGCATTAGCCCCTCAACCCGCCCTGATTTTACTCGACGAACCCCTCAGCAACCTAGACGTGCAAGTCCGGTTGCAACTGCGCGAAGAAATTCGTCGCATCCTCAAAGATAGCGGAACCAGCGCCATCTTCGTCACCCACGACCAAGAAGAAGCCTTGTGTATTTCCGATCGCGTCGGCGTCATGCAGCAAGGCAAATTAGAACAACTCGGTTCCCCCGAAGCCATTTACACAGAACCCGCCACCCGCTTCGTCGCCGAATTTGTCAGCCAAGCCAACTTTATCCGGGCCCATCGCCGGGGGCAATTTTGGGAAACCGAACTCGGCCAATTTCCCATAACCTCCCCCCTAGAAGGCGAACAGGCCGACCTGATGATCCGCGAAGAAGCCATCATTCTGCAAGCCGATGAAACCGGAGTTGCCACGATCCGCGATCGCACTTTCCTAGGCCGCGAACATCGCTATCGCATCCAAACCGCCTCCGGAGAGTATCTCAACGTCCGTACCCCCACAAGCGCCCCCCTCGCCGTAGGGACTCGCGTGTTGCTATCGGTTCGCGATCGCAAAGTGCGCGTTTTCCCCACAAACGCCTCGGTGTCTGCTGTCAATACCCCCGTCTTGCACTAA
- a CDS encoding oxygenase MpaB family protein — translation MRGREDYFQRLQQLDPLDDHYEIYRFMVGYEFPWEMQRSLEVALMRTFCVPSISALLDKTGEFQHRPQKRYDDTGLIVAEIAKWGYESDRGSQALQRMNAIHGRFKISNEDFLYVLSTFIYEPIRWNARFGWRLMSETERLASFYFWREVGKRMHIQDIPETSPELERYNRDYEAQYFRYSDTNRRIGEATCELFLSWFPAILRSPLQSSIYTLLDDAVLEACGFPEVSPQKRSRLERLLKLRAKLVRFLPPRQQPDFFTDSHLRSYPSGYQISELGPPSVGKPSSER, via the coding sequence ATGCGCGGGCGAGAGGACTATTTCCAACGGCTACAACAACTTGACCCTCTAGACGACCATTATGAGATTTATCGGTTTATGGTCGGGTATGAGTTTCCCTGGGAGATGCAGCGATCGCTCGAAGTGGCCCTAATGCGAACCTTTTGCGTCCCCAGTATTTCCGCCTTGCTCGACAAAACCGGAGAATTTCAGCACCGTCCCCAAAAACGCTACGACGATACGGGATTAATTGTGGCAGAAATCGCGAAATGGGGATACGAGAGCGATCGCGGTTCCCAAGCCTTGCAGCGAATGAACGCCATTCACGGACGGTTTAAAATCTCTAACGAGGATTTTCTCTACGTTCTCTCTACCTTCATCTACGAACCCATCCGTTGGAATGCGCGTTTTGGCTGGCGCTTGATGAGCGAAACAGAGCGTCTCGCCTCCTTTTACTTCTGGCGAGAAGTGGGAAAGCGGATGCACATTCAAGACATCCCGGAAACCTCCCCAGAACTAGAACGCTACAATCGGGATTATGAGGCTCAATACTTCCGCTACTCAGACACCAATCGCCGGATTGGGGAAGCCACCTGCGAGCTATTCTTAAGTTGGTTTCCTGCAATCTTGCGATCGCCTCTTCAATCCTCAATCTACACCCTACTCGATGACGCTGTGCTGGAGGCTTGCGGCTTTCCCGAAGTATCGCCACAAAAGCGATCGCGCTTAGAAAGACTCCTCAAACTTCGCGCCAAACTGGTTCGTTTCCTCCCCCCTCGCCAGCAACCCGACTTCTTCACAGACTCCCACCTGCGGAGTTATCCCAGCGGCTATCAAATTTCAGAACTTGGTCCCCCATCGGTTGGAAAACCAAGTTCCGAGCGTTAG
- the xth gene encoding exodeoxyribonuclease III yields the protein MKIATWNVNSVRTRLEHVTNWLLANPVEVLCLQETKVIDADFPRSPFTELGYHPAVCGQKSYNGVAILSRLPLEEVTVGFTPQLGEATVGEFDVQKRLISATVAGVRVISVYIPNGADYGSEKYLYKLHWLKLLREYLQRTLKDYPDLCICGDYNIAPDDRDIHFTTEPNRPVTGTTEVERQAFKDLLALGLGDAFRKFNAEAEQYSWWDYRAAAFRRNLGWRIDHHLLSHPLYEKAIACTIDVTPRQWTKPSDHTPVVVEF from the coding sequence ATGAAAATTGCCACCTGGAACGTTAACTCTGTTCGCACCCGTTTAGAACATGTCACGAATTGGCTATTAGCTAATCCGGTTGAGGTTTTGTGTTTGCAAGAAACGAAAGTCATTGACGCCGATTTTCCGCGATCGCCCTTTACCGAACTGGGCTATCATCCGGCAGTCTGCGGACAAAAATCTTACAATGGCGTCGCGATCTTATCTCGTTTACCGCTAGAAGAAGTGACTGTCGGCTTTACACCCCAACTAGGGGAAGCGACGGTTGGCGAATTTGATGTCCAAAAACGCTTAATTAGCGCCACAGTCGCAGGCGTGCGCGTCATCAGCGTTTATATTCCCAATGGTGCAGATTATGGAAGTGAAAAATATCTCTACAAACTCCATTGGTTAAAGCTACTGCGGGAATACTTACAACGGACGCTGAAGGATTACCCCGATTTATGCATCTGTGGAGATTATAATATCGCCCCCGACGATCGCGATATTCACTTTACCACCGAACCCAACCGACCCGTAACCGGAACCACTGAGGTTGAACGCCAAGCCTTTAAAGACCTATTAGCATTAGGCTTAGGCGATGCCTTCCGCAAGTTTAACGCAGAAGCCGAGCAGTATAGCTGGTGGGATTATCGGGCGGCGGCGTTTCGTCGTAATTTGGGATGGCGGATCGATCATCATCTCCTATCCCATCCGTTGTACGAGAAAGCGATCGCTTGCACCATTGATGTCACGCCGCGTCAATGGACGAAACCGAGCGATCACACGCCTGTTGTCGTAGAATTTTGA